In Betaproteobacteria bacterium, one genomic interval encodes:
- a CDS encoding 2Fe-2S iron-sulfur cluster binding domain-containing protein: MAKIRLTVNGVKHTRDVEDRTLLVNLLRDELGLTGTHIGCDTTQCGCCTIHMNGRAVKSCTVLAAQANGAEIVTIEGLAKDGQLHPVQQAFTDCHALQCGFCTPGMIMAVAGLLQDNPHPTDEEIYHGLEGNLCRCTGYINIVKAVKQVAGEQHS; encoded by the coding sequence ATGGCCAAGATCAGACTCACCGTAAACGGCGTGAAGCACACGCGCGATGTCGAGGACCGGACGCTGCTGGTGAATCTCCTTCGCGACGAGCTGGGGCTTACGGGTACCCACATCGGCTGCGATACGACGCAATGCGGCTGCTGCACCATCCACATGAACGGGCGCGCGGTAAAGTCCTGCACCGTGCTGGCTGCGCAGGCGAATGGCGCCGAGATCGTGACCATCGAGGGCTTGGCGAAGGACGGCCAGCTGCACCCGGTGCAGCAGGCATTCACCGACTGCCACGCGCTGCAGTGCGGCTTCTGCACGCCCGGCATGATCATGGCGGTTGCCGGTCTGCTGCAGGACAACCCGCATCCCACCGACGAAGAGATCTACCACGGACTCGAAGGCAATCTGTGCCGTTGCACGGGCTATATCAACATCGTCAAGGCCGTGAAGCAGGTCGCGGGAGAGCAGCATTCCTAG
- a CDS encoding GTP-binding protein has protein sequence MTSEASLAIGGRDPFAGRIPISVITGFLGSGKTTVLKKLLRHPGMSNAAVIVNEFGEESIDHELLETSSERMALLDNGCLCCTVRTDLQETLRDILTKRLHGEVIQFDRVFVETTGLADPAPVVQTLASDALLADKFRLDCVVTLVDAVNGLQQLDTLNEPLKQAAIADRLLLSKTDLAKPEQVTALRARLADINPQAMLIEVVQGEVDPALLIDVGLTTRTVSADKLSRWIGPLAGPKRGSGLHPQAGHTSGIESFCLWFERPFTWASFETCMTVLTSLRGPDLLRVKGLVNVEGEVGPVVVQGVQHIFHPPAKLPAWSDDDRRSRIVFITRGIERATIENLFRAVGALGTMQAG, from the coding sequence ATGACGAGCGAAGCATCACTGGCAATCGGAGGGCGCGACCCGTTCGCCGGCCGCATTCCCATCAGCGTTATTACGGGCTTCCTCGGCAGCGGCAAGACAACGGTGCTGAAGAAGCTGCTGCGCCACCCGGGGATGAGCAACGCCGCCGTGATCGTCAACGAGTTCGGCGAGGAATCGATCGATCACGAGCTGCTCGAAACCTCCTCGGAGCGCATGGCGCTGCTCGACAACGGCTGCCTGTGCTGCACGGTGCGCACCGATCTGCAGGAGACGCTGCGCGACATCCTCACCAAGCGGCTGCATGGCGAGGTGATCCAGTTCGATCGCGTGTTCGTCGAGACCACGGGGCTCGCCGATCCCGCGCCGGTGGTACAGACGCTGGCGAGCGATGCCTTGCTGGCCGACAAATTCCGCCTCGATTGCGTGGTCACACTGGTCGACGCGGTCAACGGTTTGCAGCAGCTCGATACGCTGAACGAGCCGCTCAAGCAGGCCGCGATCGCCGACCGGCTGCTTCTGAGCAAAACCGATCTCGCCAAGCCGGAGCAGGTCACGGCACTGCGCGCACGGCTTGCCGACATCAATCCTCAGGCGATGCTGATCGAGGTCGTGCAGGGCGAGGTCGATCCGGCGTTGCTGATCGACGTCGGCCTCACGACGCGCACCGTCTCGGCCGACAAACTCTCGCGCTGGATCGGCCCGCTTGCCGGCCCGAAACGCGGCAGCGGGCTTCACCCGCAGGCCGGGCACACGTCCGGCATCGAGTCGTTCTGCCTCTGGTTCGAAAGACCGTTCACGTGGGCCTCGTTCGAGACCTGCATGACGGTGCTCACGTCGCTGCGCGGTCCCGACCTGTTGCGGGTCAAGGGGTTGGTCAATGTCGAAGGCGAAGTGGGGCCGGTGGTGGTGCAGGGCGTGCAGCACATCTTCCATCCGCCCGCCAAGCTGCCGGCGTGGAGCGACGACGACCGGCGCTCGCGCATCGTCTTCATCACGCGCGGGATCGAGCGCGCCACGATCGAAAACCTGTTCCGGGCGGTAGGCGCGCTCGGCACCATGCAAGCGGGTTAA
- a CDS encoding cystathionine beta-lyase (catalyzes the formation of L-homocysteine from cystathionine), with the protein MRKDTVLSHAGRSPERFDGAVNVPVIRASTILYPDVESHEDRSDRFAGVRYGRSGTTTRFALEETLAQLEGAARVCAVGSGLAAIVVSLLAFTRSGDHILVADNVYGPTRNFCLGRLQRMGVETEFYDPALGGAIERLLRETTRLVYCESPGSLTFEMQDIPAIAAAAHARSIPVLADNTWATPYCFRAFEKGVDISIHAATKYIVGHADVMLGTIGATEEHWRRIRQTASDFGY; encoded by the coding sequence ATGCGCAAGGACACGGTCCTGAGCCATGCCGGGCGCTCGCCCGAGCGTTTCGACGGTGCCGTCAATGTGCCGGTGATCCGCGCGTCCACGATCCTTTATCCGGACGTCGAGTCGCACGAAGATCGAAGCGACCGCTTCGCCGGCGTGCGCTACGGGCGCTCGGGCACCACCACGCGCTTCGCGCTGGAAGAGACGCTGGCACAACTCGAAGGCGCAGCGCGCGTGTGCGCGGTCGGCTCGGGCCTGGCGGCGATCGTCGTGTCGCTGCTCGCCTTCACCCGCAGCGGCGACCATATTCTCGTCGCCGACAACGTCTACGGGCCCACGCGCAATTTCTGTCTCGGGCGCCTGCAGCGCATGGGCGTGGAGACCGAGTTCTACGATCCCGCGCTCGGCGGCGCGATCGAGCGGCTGCTGCGCGAGACCACGCGCCTGGTCTACTGCGAATCGCCCGGCTCGCTCACCTTCGAGATGCAGGACATCCCGGCCATCGCCGCGGCGGCGCACGCGCGCTCGATCCCGGTGCTGGCCGACAACACCTGGGCCACGCCGTACTGCTTCCGTGCCTTCGAGAAGGGCGTCGACATCTCGATCCATGCCGCCACCAAGTACATCGTCGGTCACGCCGACGTCATGCTGGGGACGATCGGCGCAACCGAGGAACACTGGCGCAGGATCCGGCAGACCGCCTCCGATTTCGGCTACA
- a CDS encoding carbon monoxide dehydrogenase yields the protein MTLLPTLKQRLARPSHLVDIGALGALRAIKRSQDKLSIGAGVRHYEVAFSPDVREAIPALAYLAEQIGDPQVRNLGTIGGSLANNDPAADYPAAVLGLGATIVTNRRRIKAQDYFQGMFATALEEGEIITRVSFPLPKKAAYEKFRHPASGYAMTAAFVAVTSRGVRVAVTGAGPGVFRWTKAERALGKNLAPEAVEKLSVDAQEMNEDMHASREYRANLVNVMTRRAVAKL from the coding sequence ATGACGCTGCTTCCGACGCTCAAGCAGAGGCTCGCGCGTCCGTCCCACCTGGTCGACATCGGGGCCTTGGGTGCCCTGCGCGCGATCAAGCGCAGCCAGGACAAGCTGTCGATCGGCGCCGGCGTGCGCCACTACGAAGTCGCGTTCTCGCCGGACGTGCGCGAAGCCATTCCTGCGCTCGCGTACCTGGCGGAGCAAATCGGCGATCCGCAGGTGCGCAATCTCGGCACGATCGGCGGCTCGCTCGCGAACAACGACCCCGCCGCGGACTATCCGGCGGCGGTGCTCGGGCTCGGCGCGACCATCGTCACCAACCGGCGCCGCATCAAGGCGCAGGACTATTTTCAAGGCATGTTCGCAACGGCCTTGGAGGAGGGCGAGATCATCACGCGGGTTTCGTTCCCGCTGCCGAAGAAAGCCGCCTACGAAAAGTTTCGCCATCCGGCTTCGGGGTACGCCATGACCGCCGCGTTCGTGGCGGTGACCAGTCGCGGTGTGCGCGTCGCGGTCACCGGTGCGGGTCCCGGCGTGTTCCGCTGGACCAAGGCCGAGCGCGCGCTAGGCAAGAACCTCGCGCCCGAGGCGGTCGAGAAGCTGAGCGTCGATGCGCAGGAGATGAACGAAGACATGCACGCCTCGCGCGAGTACCGGGCGAACCTGGTCAATGTCATGACCCGGCGCGCGGTCGCGAAGCTGTAA
- a CDS encoding tripartite tricarboxylate transporter substrate binding protein, whose protein sequence is MQRSSIVLAALAVACAPAWAQTYPAKPIRLILPYPPGGGSDTIARPLAQGLTESLGQQAVVDNRGGASGTIGMEHAAKAPADGYTIVMALTAQLAVNPSLFKKLSYDPVKDFAPITLLAQGPYVLAVHPSVPVKNVSELIALARKRPNDLAYASSGNGSGGHLAAELLKSMTGIKMLHVPYKGGGPALVDLIAGQVQVLFTTWASGRGHIQSGRIRALAVSTAKRPKAIPNLPTVAESGVPGYDAGVWYAVLAPAGTPAAIIDRLNREIKTVLERPDYSKLLRDSAIDPVGSTPDELGAYISSEIAKWAKVVRDAGVHID, encoded by the coding sequence ATGCAGCGGTCATCGATTGTCCTGGCGGCGCTCGCCGTAGCCTGCGCACCGGCGTGGGCTCAAACTTATCCGGCCAAGCCCATCCGGCTGATCCTGCCCTATCCGCCCGGGGGCGGCAGCGATACGATCGCCCGGCCGCTTGCGCAGGGGCTCACCGAATCGCTGGGCCAGCAGGCCGTGGTCGACAATCGCGGCGGCGCCAGCGGGACCATCGGCATGGAGCACGCCGCCAAGGCGCCTGCCGACGGTTACACCATTGTCATGGCACTCACCGCTCAGTTGGCCGTGAATCCGAGCCTGTTCAAGAAGCTGTCCTACGACCCGGTCAAGGACTTCGCGCCGATCACGCTGCTCGCGCAAGGACCTTACGTGCTCGCGGTGCATCCGTCGGTGCCGGTGAAGAACGTAAGCGAGCTCATAGCCCTCGCGCGCAAGCGGCCGAACGATCTCGCCTATGCCTCCTCGGGCAACGGCAGCGGCGGCCACCTGGCGGCGGAGCTCTTGAAGAGCATGACCGGCATCAAGATGCTGCATGTCCCGTACAAGGGCGGCGGACCCGCGCTGGTCGATCTCATCGCCGGACAGGTGCAGGTGCTGTTCACGACCTGGGCGTCCGGCCGCGGTCACATTCAGTCCGGACGCATACGGGCGCTCGCGGTGAGTACGGCCAAGCGGCCGAAGGCCATTCCCAACCTGCCCACCGTCGCCGAAAGCGGGGTTCCGGGCTATGACGCCGGAGTCTGGTACGCCGTGCTGGCGCCGGCGGGCACGCCCGCCGCAATCATCGACCGGCTCAATCGCGAGATCAAGACCGTGCTCGAGCGGCCCGACTATTCCAAGCTGCTGCGGGACTCTGCCATCGACCCTGTCGGCAGCACGCCCGATGAGCTCGGGGCCTACATCAGCAGTGAAATCGCCAAATGGGCCAAGGTCGTGCGGGACGCCGGAGTCCACATCGATTAA
- a CDS encoding DUF342 domain-containing protein: MELPGLSLVEDEQQQLVLRFAPADKATRSTVDVPGLRELAGAKGYAELAFDERSLGAAVIKIRRSEQCALVIARRTDAEYQIEIAPDEMIAWLTVVAACGGTPANALDAVAALGARNVREGVDATAVEAAVERCGVRLQVAKGTPPQPGKDAVLEPLVELNRQRHPQIDESGNADLHDLGDIPSVTAGEVLMRRHPPQPGVAGCNVFAQVVPAPVSKDIVFAARLQGAVPSPNDPDLLLAEISGQPLLHRDGVSVEPIVRYDDIDLSVGNVQFPGSIEVRGDIRSGMKVRAEGDVVVKGVIESADVSAGGDVKVDGGIIGHSLTPRETQHNATARTARISAGGNISARFIENAVVEAQHTVHVAESIVQSDITGLDQVIAGGKGKKGRILGGRVRATLLVAADFLGGEGSAPTRITVGINPKLQQEIDGNKQRLEAKLKEHDDLSKVVKLLQGRADKQALYDKARLTLQKVCADIGEEMERQAQLEAAAKLTDNAKIVAGERLCSGVTVSLGQHTRYVNEDLGRGVFHLDEGGELGFGTLARGQ, from the coding sequence ATGGAGTTACCCGGACTTAGCCTGGTCGAAGACGAGCAGCAGCAGCTCGTTCTGAGATTCGCGCCCGCGGATAAAGCCACGCGGTCGACGGTCGACGTGCCCGGCTTGCGCGAGCTCGCCGGGGCGAAGGGCTACGCAGAGCTCGCGTTCGACGAGCGCAGTCTCGGCGCCGCGGTCATCAAGATCCGCCGCAGCGAACAGTGCGCGCTGGTGATTGCGCGCCGCACCGACGCCGAGTACCAGATCGAGATCGCGCCGGACGAGATGATCGCCTGGCTCACCGTGGTCGCGGCATGCGGCGGCACACCTGCCAACGCGCTGGACGCGGTCGCCGCGCTTGGCGCCCGCAACGTTCGCGAAGGCGTCGACGCGACTGCGGTCGAGGCGGCCGTCGAGCGCTGCGGCGTACGCCTCCAAGTCGCCAAGGGTACGCCGCCGCAGCCGGGCAAGGACGCGGTGCTGGAGCCGCTGGTGGAGTTGAACCGGCAGCGCCACCCGCAGATCGACGAGAGCGGCAACGCCGATTTGCACGATCTCGGCGACATCCCATCGGTCACTGCCGGCGAGGTCCTGATGCGGCGCCATCCGCCGCAACCCGGAGTGGCGGGCTGCAACGTGTTCGCACAGGTAGTACCTGCCCCGGTCAGCAAGGACATCGTTTTTGCAGCGCGGCTGCAGGGCGCTGTGCCGAGCCCGAACGACCCGGATCTGCTGCTGGCCGAAATCTCCGGGCAGCCGCTGCTGCACCGGGACGGCGTCTCGGTCGAGCCGATCGTGCGCTACGACGATATCGACCTTTCCGTGGGCAACGTGCAGTTTCCCGGCAGCATCGAAGTACGCGGCGATATCCGCAGCGGCATGAAGGTACGAGCCGAGGGCGATGTCGTCGTCAAGGGGGTGATCGAATCCGCGGACGTTTCGGCCGGCGGTGATGTCAAGGTCGACGGCGGGATCATCGGCCATTCGCTGACGCCGCGGGAGACGCAGCACAACGCGACGGCACGCACGGCCCGGATCTCGGCCGGAGGCAATATCAGCGCGCGCTTCATCGAAAATGCCGTCGTCGAAGCCCAGCACACCGTGCATGTCGCCGAGTCGATCGTGCAGTCCGACATTACCGGGCTCGACCAGGTGATTGCCGGCGGCAAGGGCAAGAAGGGCCGCATACTCGGTGGGCGCGTGCGCGCGACCCTGCTCGTCGCCGCCGACTTTCTCGGCGGCGAAGGTTCCGCACCGACCCGGATCACCGTCGGCATCAATCCGAAGCTGCAGCAGGAAATCGATGGCAACAAGCAGCGCCTGGAAGCGAAGCTCAAGGAGCACGACGACTTGAGCAAGGTGGTGAAGCTGCTGCAGGGACGCGCCGACAAGCAGGCGCTCTACGACAAGGCTCGCCTCACGCTGCAGAAGGTGTGCGCCGATATCGGCGAGGAAATGGAGCGCCAGGCCCAGCTCGAAGCGGCGGCGAAGCTTACGGACAACGCCAAGATCGTGGCTGGCGAGCGGTTGTGCTCGGGCGTCACCGTCTCCCTGGGCCAGCACACGCGCTACGTCAACGAGGATCTCGGTCGAGGCGTATTTCACCTCGACGAAGGCGGCGAGCTGGGTTTCGGAACCCTGGCTCGCGGCCAGTAG